From Solea solea chromosome 20, fSolSol10.1, whole genome shotgun sequence, one genomic window encodes:
- the rpl11 gene encoding 60S ribosomal protein L11, protein MRELRIRKLCLNICVGESGDRLTRAAKVLEQLTGQTPVFSKARYTVRSFGIRRNEKIAVHCTVRGAKAEEILEKGLKVREYELRKNNFSDTGNFGFGIQEHIDLGIKYDPSIGIYGLDFYVVLGRPGFSIADKKRKRGRIGFRHRIRKEEAMRWFQQKYDGIILPGK, encoded by the exons ATGCGAGAGCTCCGCATCCGCAAGCTCTGTCTCAACATCTGCGTCGGTGAGAGCGGAGACAGACTGACCCGTGCTGCCAAAGTGCTGGAGCAGCTCACAGGGCAGACTCCCGTCTTCTCCAAGG CCCGCTACACTGTGAGATCCTTCGGTATCCGCAGAAATGAAAAGATTGCTGTCCATTGCACCGTCCGTGGCGCCAAAGCAGAGGAGATCCTGGAGAAGGGACTCAAG GTGCGTGAGTATGAATTGAGAAAGAACAACTTCTCTGACACCGGAAACTTCGGCTTTGGCATCCAGGAGCACATCGATCTGGGCATCAAGTACGACCCCAGCATCGGCATCTACGGACTGGACTTTTACGTG GTTCTGGGCAGACCTGGCTTCAGCATCGCCGACAAGAAGCGGAAAAGAGGCCGCATCGGTTTCAGACACCGCATCCGCAAAGAGGAGGCCATGCGCTGGTTCCAGCAGAAA TATGATGGCATCATTCTTCCCGGCAAGTAA
- the LOC131447020 gene encoding cyclic GMP-AMP synthase-like, which produces MPRLRRDERIVDRDMDRELTLRASSPTEVTSPCRQRQKQKVQKQLSEEGSMLVEDLVPISPELANWIKLNSKGLKIRKKDRQWASEVVNDFRENLLKFLRSCTKEPFFQSAEFLNTGSYFEKVKIHSPDEFDMMLKLQSPARLDMKELDGGLFYQLDLNHQSRGPIQAFLLDNERTLSSSKILKTMYRLVRQFLKTYKVPDELCHWEVNRKRPTSPAVTLSLYKSEDVDEELMSLDLVPALEIHPSQGWPAVVRSGPDVKNWLGKKVRLEIKSLPCYFVPKRMKGRNISDEAKESWRISFSHIEKKMMTYHGNTKTCCESNATKCCRKSCLMLLKSLIEGLKQRFPKELDDLCSYHGKTAFLHTLSVRFDDSMWACEKLPGCFLYLLGDLEDHARRGSLPHFFVPDCNLFSPLVFPRRTLAFLVNALVEQKREGLPLLKPPAPVSPLKLRTSHSEDSSVLTEDQPTNSLLSHLNELPIFIVALVVVVFLMYVNK; this is translated from the exons ATGCCCCGTCTGAGACGAGATGAGCGCATCGTGGACAGAGACATGGACAGAGAGTTGACCCTCAGAGCAAGCAGTCCGACCGAAGTGACGAGTCCTTGTCGCCAGAGGCAGAAACAGAAAGTTCAGAAACAACTCTCAG AGGAGGGATCCATGTTGGTTGAGGATTTAGTCCCCATCTCTCCAGAGCTGGCCAACTGGATCAAACTCAACTCCAAAGGTCTCAAAATCCGAAAGAAAGACCGCCAATGGGCTTCAGAGGTGGTCAACGACTTCAGAGAAAACCTGCTGAAATTCCTGAGGAGCTGCACTAAAGAGCCCTTTTTCCAGTCGGCTGAATTCCTCAACACTGGCAGCTACTTTGAGAAAGTCAAG ATCCACAGTCCAGATGAGTTTGACATGATGCTGAAGCTTCAGTCTCCTGCACGTCTCGATATGAAGGAGCTCGACGGCGGCCTCTTTTACCAGCTGGACCTCAACCATCAGTCTCGCGGCCCCATTCAAGCCTTTCTGCTGGACAATGAGCGAACCCTCTCATCAAGCAAGATCCTGAAGACGATGTATCGCCTGGTCCGACAGTTCCTCAAGACCTACAAAG TGCCGGATGAACTCTGTCATTGGGAGGTAAACCGGAAGCGTCCCACTTCACCAGCCGTGACTTTGTCACTGTACAAAAGCGAGGATGTCGACGAGGAGCTCATGTCCTTGGACTTGGTTCCTGCTCTGGAG ATTCACCCATCTCAGGGCTGGCCAGCTGTGGTCCGTAGCGGTCCAGATGTGAAGAACTGGCTGGGGAAGAAGGTTCGCCTTGAGATCAAAAGTCTGCCCTGTTACTTTGTCCCAAAGAGGATGAAAGGACGAAACATCAGTGATGAAGCCAAAG AGAGCTGGAggatttctttctctcacatcGAGAAGAAAATGATGACATATCATGGCAACACGAAAACCTGCTGCGAGAGCAACGCCACCAAATGCTGCCG GAAGTCATGTTTGATGCTCCTCAAATCTCTAATTGAGGGTCTGAAACAGCGTTTTCCGAAAGAGCTCGATGACCTCTGCTCGTACCACGGGAAGACTGCCTTCCTCCACACTCTGTCTGTCAG GTTCGACGACTCGATGTGGGCTTGTGAGAAGCTGCCTGGCTGCTTCCTGTACCTGCTCGGGGATCTGGAGGACCACGCGCGCAGAGGctctctccctcacttcttCGTCCCTGATTGCAACCTCTTCTCTCCGCTCGTCTTCCCACGCCGGACGCTGGCTTTCCTTGTCAACGCCTTGGTGGAGCAGAAGAGGGAGGGCCTGCCACTGCTGAAGCCTCCAGCCCCTGTCTCACCTCTGAAACTTAGAACCTCTCACTCTGAGGACTCATCTGTGCTGACTGAGGATCAACCAACAAACTCACTCCTTTCACACCTGAATGAACTTCCGATTTTTATTGTAGCATTGGTTGTTGTCGTGTTTCTTATGTATGTGAATAAATAA